CGATCGCAGTCACTTGATCCCACCAACCAGGGGTGAGCCAGACATTGGCACAAATCAACGTGATCAGAAGCGCCGCGTGCAAGTAGAACGAGCGCACCAAGGCAGCGGTGCCGCCATAGGCACGCCAGTACCGTGCGTAGATGCTGAACACGCCCTTGTACATGGTCACCCCGTCAGCCGAGCATGTCTGCGGCTCGCCGCAACGTGTCAAACAGTGTCTCGACATTTGGATCATGCTGGAAGCGTTCGCGCAAGGGCTTATCCTCGGTCGACATGTCCTGCTTGACTCCGGCTGCATCGTGACCGCTTGCCGTCACCTTGCCATTGCTTGCCGCCACCCTGGCCAGGGCCACCGTCTCCGCATCTGGCTTGATCGTCTGGTTCCGTTCTGAGTCCAGCTGAACCGTTTGCTTGCGGACGTTCTGTTTCTTCAGCCGATCTTTCCAGCTCTTCTCGATGTCATCGCCATCGTCAGGATTGGGCGGAACCAGCTCGATCACCAGATGTTCGAGTGACGTGAGGCTCAAGATCTCATCCAGCGCATCCTTGGCCGGCTCCACCGTGATTTCCACAGGAGGGAACAAACCCTCCAAGGCGAGCGGCTGAAAGACGCCATCCAAGAGCTGCTTGGCAGTACTCGGGGACATGTTGTCTTTTCGATCCTTGGATACAAGGTACAGGCGATGGGTGGCCGGTTTGAACAGAAACGGGACCCTCTGCAAATGCGGCAGCAGGTGCGAAGGAATACTCAGTGCTTCCAGATCGTCAGGTGATGCGGCCTCTTTCGTCTGGGCGTTGAACCATGGCTCGTCGGGGTCCAGCTTCAAGAAGCGATACAGCTCGCCCGTCAACTCCTTCTCAGCGCTCGCGCTGGCCGTGCCATACAGTGAGCCGATCATTCCCCCGTGGACACTTCCAAGGCGCACCATGCGTTTGGCGGCGAACGCCGTAGACAACAGCTCCACATACCGCCTCCTGGAATGTGGCGAGTGCATGGCGAGGTTCAGGCAAGAGACCGTGATCGTCCGGGTTCGTTCCATGATGTCGTTTTGCTTCCCAAATTGAAATTTCTTGTGGTCTTTGCTCGCGTCAGAGGACCCGAACCAGCTCAGCGACAGCTCGCACCGCGTTTGCGTCAGACGGGGTCAGCTGGATCGGCGTGAACGCCGGGTTCACTGGACTCAAGGTGATCTTGGTCTGCTGGACATCACCGTCATCGCCAACCAACTTCTCGCTGCGATACAGCTTGAGCGTGTATTGCCCGCCCGTTTCCGGATCGGTCACGCCGCTGTGCCAGACCAGCAGCTTACGTCCATCCTTCGTGCCACCTGGCACCGGGCGGAACAGACAGTAGCTTCCAGACGGAACCAAAGGCTCCATCGATTGGCCCACAACCTGTGCAACGAACATCCCCGGTGCCAGCTTGAACTCATCCAGAACGGCCCACTCGTCGGCGTGGTCAGCCAAAGCATCAAGATTGCCCTGCTCCTCACTCCACAGGCCCGCCGCAGCCTTCAGTGTGCTGATCGGCACGCAAGTGTCGTAGGGCTTGAACGCTGCCTGACCGGGTTGGATCACGGGGAACGGGTAGATCGTGGCGCTCGGGGCACTGGCTGGCGCCTCGGCCGGTTGCGCACCCGTGGCGATTTCAAACCACCCGTCGGCGGCTTCGACTTCTTTGGCTTTGGCCTTGCCCACCACGGCCTTGGCGATGCGGCGCATGTGCGTGCGCATCACGGTCTTGTCGTACAGCTCCTGGTACTGGATGGCCACCACCTCGTAGTCGGTGTTCAGCAATTCATCGCGGATCTGCCGGTCCTGCGCCGCCGTCTGCGAGTTGCCATGCAGGTGCTCACTCATACCGTCTAGGTAGACGCAAACGCCGTCGAACTGGTCGTTCGGTTTGTGGAAGTAGACATCAGGCCGGGTCACCACGCCGCCGCTCAACTCAATGGGTCGCTCCGTCTCAAAGTCGAGGAGGCCAGCCGCTTTGAGCATGGCAACGAGCTGCTGCTCGGGCGGGTTGCCAGGCTTCTTGCCCTGGTTGTCGTCGGGCAGCACTGCTGGGATCGCGTGGCTGAGGATGAGGCCGTCACCCCAGTTCGTGATGCACTCAAACGCCGCATGCCTGTTCAGGTGCTCGTGATAGAACGAATTGCGAAAGTTCTGCAAGCAATCGATGCACGAGGTGTCGCAGGCGGATGGGCAGTCCTCGACCAGCGCCAGGGTGTGCTTGACCACAGCGGGCCAGTGCGCGAGCAACTGCTCCAGCAGGCCCGAACCACCAGGCATCGGGTCATACAACAGGGCATCGAACTTGTCAGACCCTGGCTTACCCAACACCTGAACCTGCAGATCCGAGATTTCCATGTCCAGTACACCCGCAGCCCCTTGCCGCAAGGCTTCCATCACGCTGTAAGCAGCCTCCTTCGACGCACAGTCGGGCAGCACCAGCGCGTCGGCCACCACTTCGGCGTAGAAAGCGATCTTCTGGATGGGCCGCCCACAACGCTCGATGTGGTGCTCGTTGAAGGCATCCAGCTCCTTGAGGGTGCTCATCGGCGAGCGGCTTTGGCCGCAGACCATGCACACGGGGTAGCCCATCTCACCGCTGGATCGCACCTGCGAAGCCGCACCCACATTGACCAAGCGCATGTGCAGCCCGTGCTTCAGGTGCAGCGTGGCCGCACCCCATTCATAGGCCTTGCCACCCGAATGGCGCCCTTGGTCCTGGCCGAAGACGGCCACCGGAAGCTGGAAGCGGTAGTCCTCATCGTCTGAGATGTAGGACTGGTGCGGCGCATCCACGTCACACACCTGCACGCCGAAGATGCTGGACACCCCCACCGATTCAGCTTGCGTGGGTGCAGCAGCCTTACCCAGCCCTCCGGTCTCCTGGATCGCTTCATTCGCAAGGTCCACCGCAAACACGATTGGCTCTTCCGGCACCAGATGGAAGGTGCGCGGCACGAACTTGTGTGCGTTGGCGTAGATCAGGTTACCCGGCACGTACTCGCGCACGGCCAGTGCGCTGTTGCGCCGCAGTTCCCAGTCAGAGATGTCTGATCCAAAGCGCGGTGCGATGTGCGTGATGCTGACCGCGCCGGTGTCCAGGCCATAGCCTGGCAGGAAGCCTTCGGCCGCCAGCACGCCATAGGTGTTGGTGTCGTCAACACCCTCGGCCTGGTTAGCCCGACGGCGAGCCTCACCCTTGAGCTTCTTGACCAGGCGCTCGCAGCGACTGCGCAGCGCTTCTTCATCAGGGTCCAGCGCCCCCTTGGCACTGGCCACCTTGCGCAGGCGCTCCAGCTGATTCAGCGCCCATTGCAGGCGCTGGAAGAGGCGGTCCACCACCACTTGCAACTCTGCTGACAACCCGTCGATGGTGGCCTCCACACTGGCCTGGCTGACCACATCAGCATCTGCCGCTGGCCACCCTTGCTGGAAGGCCGTCATCGTGGCCGACAGCAGTGCTTGGCGATGGCGCTGAATCACTGTTTCCAACGCGCTCACCTTCATCGGCGCAGGGCGCACCATGCCCTCAGGGGTGAACAGGTAAGTTCTGATCTGCTGTGGCAAGCAACTGCGTACCGCTTCTTGCAGCTCATCCATCGCGGCTTGAGGCAGGGCCTTGTCACGCAGCATCTTGAAAACTGCAGTGAGCACCGTGGCATGCACATGCTTGGCCACCATGATGGGGTTGCGCAAGTTGAAGCTGGGGGGCTCGACCAAACCTTCCAGCATCTTCAACGGTTCGTTGAAGTAGGCACGGTCATGGCTGGCGGCGCGCGCATAGGTGATGTCCAGCGCCATGCGGAACTGACGACCCGCACGGCCTGCGCGCTGCCAGTAGTTGGCTGGAAGCGGGGGCACGTTGCGCATCAGCACCGCATCCAAGGCACCGATGTTCACGCCCATCTCCAGCGTGGGTGTACACACCAACGTGTTGATGCGCTCGTTGTCGCCCTTGAAAGCGTTCTCGATGCGCTCCCGGTCTGGCCCGGGGATCTGGGCTGAGTGCTCTTTGGCACGCAACATAGCGAATTCCTGATCGAGCAACAGCAGGTCGTAGTCGTCCGCGTTCTCCGGCTCCAACACCAGCTTGCCCGCGCAACGCCAAGCCATGCATGACAGCGTCGGGTTCGGTCGGCTGTGCAAGCGCCGGCAGGTTTGACAGCGGTACATGCCCTTGGCGGGTCGCATCTTCAACCGATCGACGTCCACCTGGTGCGCGCCCACGCAGCCAGGCAGCAACTTGCCGCGAGCACCCTTCAACTGAACCGGCGCCAACAGCAGCAGCTCGTTGGCCACCAGCGCCCACATCTCGCTCAGGAACTCGCCTGCATCACCGCTGGGAACACCCCAGGCCAGTGCCGCTTGTCGGGCCACAGTGGCATGGGTGCTGAACCACTGCTTGATTCGTGTCTCGTCGTCTTGCCCGTCACGCTGGAACTTCAGAGCCGAGGGCACGCCCTTCATGGATGGCAGGTAACCCCGCAAGACCTCGCGCTCGCCGTCCAGCCACACCTTGGAATACACGCCGGTGACACTGTCAAAGATCATGCGCCGTGACCGCGCTGCATCCAGCAGAGACGCCACGCCCTGCGCCAGCGCCTCAGGCTCGCAGCCGATCCTGGCAGCCCATCGCTTGATCTCAGGGCGCTCACCGTCCAGGCCCAGGTAGTCCACCTTCAGTCGGCCCATGGGTTCCAGGCCCAGGCGCTGTCGGCCACCGATGGCCAGTTCACGCAAGATCTGAACACGCAGGAACCACTTGCGTTCCTGGCCGTGCGCCTGGCCCGTCTCTGACTTGGGCTCGACACGCCACACCTCAGGGATCAGCGCACGCGACAACTCGTCGTCCGCATCCAAGTGCTGGTCCAGCCACAGCGTGAGGTCGCTGACCGAAATCGTTCCCTGCTTGAGTTTCTGATAAATCAGTTCGCGGAAGCGATAGCGGCGCGATCGGTCTTGCATCCAGCCAGCCTGGAAGGCCGCGTCCTGCCGGTTGTCAGCAAACACCAGCAGGCGGCGGCGCTCGGCACGGTGAATCATGCTTTGGGCCAACACATGCACGTCGGCCACCGTGGTGGCCCGAACAGGACGCGCTGGCTCACGGTAGTTGCCACTGAATCGGCGGCCAGCCGCTCCGCAAGACACACAACGCGTCAACTTGCCCTTGTGCTCATCCTTCTGCTGGACGAAGTACAGCGGCTTGAGCGCCTTGTTGCGGCCACAGCCCGCGCACTCAGTGACGTTGTCATCATGGACAGTGCCGCAGTAACGGCAGGCGAACAGCGTTTCGGTTCGGACGGGCTCTTCCTCGGCATCGTTGCCCACTTGGTGGTCCAGCGACAAGGCACGCACGCCGCCCAGTTTGATGTCTGCCCCACGCCAGACGCGGCCCTTGCCCTCAGCTGAGCCACCACCGGGGTGCGCGCCGGTGAAGTCAAAGTCCTCCAAACCGTGCTCGAAGTAGTGCTGCCCGCAGGTGGTGCAGCTCAGTAGCGGGAAGCGATGCAGGTCGGTGTTCTCGGCCAGTGCGTCCTCAGCCGACAGCCACAGCTTGGCATCCTTGCTCTGGTCAGGGAAGGTGACCACCGCGCCGCTGACGCCGCGCACAAAGCCATGCACTACAGGGCGCAACAAGGGCCGGCCGCCTTGGCGCGCGGCAGCGCCCAGGGCCAGCCACACCAGGATCTCCTCTTGTGAGATGGTGCGCCCCAGCTTTTCGCTCAGATTGACCAGCAGGTCATCGAGCGCACGCGGACGGCGCAGCGATTCAGCGATCTGGTAGACCACTTCGTTGTGGCTCATCCAATGCCCGATGGCCTCGCGCCAAGGGCCAGGCTGCAATCGGCTGCCCGTGGCGGTGGTGAACCATACGCGCAAGGCCTGCACATCGGCCTCGGTGGCCTCTTCCCGGTCAACCTGGGTCAGCACCTCCAGCACGGTCTGCAACTGGGCCGATTGGTCACCGTTGAGTGGCGGGCTGGCAGTTCGGGGCGTACCCCACACATCGGCCTCGTAGCTTTCGCCCACCAGGGCGACATTCTTGCCGTCCACGCCAAAGAAGCGGCTGGCAAACTCGCGCCCAGCGTCCAGGCCCTTGACCGGATCGGCGATGGTGGCCGAGGTGGCAATGCAGGTGGTGCTGGACTGGTCCTTGCCGCAATAGGCACGTAGGCGGCGAATCAGGCAAGCCGTCTCGGCACCTTGCGCCCCGGTGAAGGTGTGGGCCTCGTCGAAGACCATGAACTCCAGCCGGGCGTTGTCGAACAACTCCAGGTCGTGCTGGCGGGTCAGCAACAGCTCCAACTGTTTCACGTTGGTCAGCAGGATGCGCGGTTGTTGGCCGGGGGTTCGCATGGCCTCGCGGCTGGTGCGCTCTTCCGCAGGGTGCAGGGCCACGTCCTGCTTCTTGGCCTGCATGTCGGCCAGCTTGTTCTGATAGTCGGCCGCAGTGCTGCCGGGCGGCAAGCGCACGCCCACCACGTCAGACTCTTTCTGCGGCGTCTTGCCCACGTACATGCCGAAGGTCACGCCCGTACCGGCAAGCAGCGCGCGCATGCGTTGCAACTGGTCTTCGGCGAGCGCGTTCATGGGGTAGACGATCACAGCGGTGATGCCTGCGGTCGCATCCTCGTCACGCAGTTGCAGGCAGCGGCTGATGATGGGAAACAGGAAAGATTCGGTCTTGCCCGAGCCCGTGCCCGTGGCCACCAGCGTAGGCTGGCCGGCGTGGATGGCACGGAAAGCCTGCTCCTG
This genomic window from Aquabacterium sp. A3 contains:
- a CDS encoding DEAD/DEAH box helicase — protein: MLNPITYTEQVVGDFLRYQLSTYAFADTGLYQQMRTLLNLEHTRNTPLMKGPYISLSRTFQQGATLEQLVKEGVLHAHIRKLSPYPAAYRHQEQAFRAIHAGQPTLVATGTGSGKTESFLFPIISRCLQLRDEDATAGITAVIVYPMNALAEDQLQRMRALLAGTGVTFGMYVGKTPQKESDVVGVRLPPGSTAADYQNKLADMQAKKQDVALHPAEERTSREAMRTPGQQPRILLTNVKQLELLLTRQHDLELFDNARLEFMVFDEAHTFTGAQGAETACLIRRLRAYCGKDQSSTTCIATSATIADPVKGLDAGREFASRFFGVDGKNVALVGESYEADVWGTPRTASPPLNGDQSAQLQTVLEVLTQVDREEATEADVQALRVWFTTATGSRLQPGPWREAIGHWMSHNEVVYQIAESLRRPRALDDLLVNLSEKLGRTISQEEILVWLALGAAARQGGRPLLRPVVHGFVRGVSGAVVTFPDQSKDAKLWLSAEDALAENTDLHRFPLLSCTTCGQHYFEHGLEDFDFTGAHPGGGSAEGKGRVWRGADIKLGGVRALSLDHQVGNDAEEEPVRTETLFACRYCGTVHDDNVTECAGCGRNKALKPLYFVQQKDEHKGKLTRCVSCGAAGRRFSGNYREPARPVRATTVADVHVLAQSMIHRAERRRLLVFADNRQDAAFQAGWMQDRSRRYRFRELIYQKLKQGTISVSDLTLWLDQHLDADDELSRALIPEVWRVEPKSETGQAHGQERKWFLRVQILRELAIGGRQRLGLEPMGRLKVDYLGLDGERPEIKRWAARIGCEPEALAQGVASLLDAARSRRMIFDSVTGVYSKVWLDGEREVLRGYLPSMKGVPSALKFQRDGQDDETRIKQWFSTHATVARQAALAWGVPSGDAGEFLSEMWALVANELLLLAPVQLKGARGKLLPGCVGAHQVDVDRLKMRPAKGMYRCQTCRRLHSRPNPTLSCMAWRCAGKLVLEPENADDYDLLLLDQEFAMLRAKEHSAQIPGPDRERIENAFKGDNERINTLVCTPTLEMGVNIGALDAVLMRNVPPLPANYWQRAGRAGRQFRMALDITYARAASHDRAYFNEPLKMLEGLVEPPSFNLRNPIMVAKHVHATVLTAVFKMLRDKALPQAAMDELQEAVRSCLPQQIRTYLFTPEGMVRPAPMKVSALETVIQRHRQALLSATMTAFQQGWPAADADVVSQASVEATIDGLSAELQVVVDRLFQRLQWALNQLERLRKVASAKGALDPDEEALRSRCERLVKKLKGEARRRANQAEGVDDTNTYGVLAAEGFLPGYGLDTGAVSITHIAPRFGSDISDWELRRNSALAVREYVPGNLIYANAHKFVPRTFHLVPEEPIVFAVDLANEAIQETGGLGKAAAPTQAESVGVSSIFGVQVCDVDAPHQSYISDDEDYRFQLPVAVFGQDQGRHSGGKAYEWGAATLHLKHGLHMRLVNVGAASQVRSSGEMGYPVCMVCGQSRSPMSTLKELDAFNEHHIERCGRPIQKIAFYAEVVADALVLPDCASKEAAYSVMEALRQGAAGVLDMEISDLQVQVLGKPGSDKFDALLYDPMPGGSGLLEQLLAHWPAVVKHTLALVEDCPSACDTSCIDCLQNFRNSFYHEHLNRHAAFECITNWGDGLILSHAIPAVLPDDNQGKKPGNPPEQQLVAMLKAAGLLDFETERPIELSGGVVTRPDVYFHKPNDQFDGVCVYLDGMSEHLHGNSQTAAQDRQIRDELLNTDYEVVAIQYQELYDKTVMRTHMRRIAKAVVGKAKAKEVEAADGWFEIATGAQPAEAPASAPSATIYPFPVIQPGQAAFKPYDTCVPISTLKAAAGLWSEEQGNLDALADHADEWAVLDEFKLAPGMFVAQVVGQSMEPLVPSGSYCLFRPVPGGTKDGRKLLVWHSGVTDPETGGQYTLKLYRSEKLVGDDGDVQQTKITLSPVNPAFTPIQLTPSDANAVRAVAELVRVL
- a CDS encoding DUF4747 family protein, which gives rise to MERTRTITVSCLNLAMHSPHSRRRYVELLSTAFAAKRMVRLGSVHGGMIGSLYGTASASAEKELTGELYRFLKLDPDEPWFNAQTKEAASPDDLEALSIPSHLLPHLQRVPFLFKPATHRLYLVSKDRKDNMSPSTAKQLLDGVFQPLALEGLFPPVEITVEPAKDALDEILSLTSLEHLVIELVPPNPDDGDDIEKSWKDRLKKQNVRKQTVQLDSERNQTIKPDAETVALARVAASNGKVTASGHDAAGVKQDMSTEDKPLRERFQHDPNVETLFDTLRRAADMLG